A DNA window from Enterobacter asburiae contains the following coding sequences:
- a CDS encoding MbtH family protein, with translation MEFSNPFDNPQGQFAILQNDQGQYSLWPQQCELPAGWRVVCEAQSQEACQQWLAGHWRTLEPSHFAEGSA, from the coding sequence GCAATCCTTTCGATAATCCGCAGGGACAGTTCGCCATTTTGCAAAACGACCAGGGGCAGTACAGCCTGTGGCCGCAGCAGTGCGAACTGCCGGCGGGGTGGCGCGTGGTGTGCGAAGCGCAGTCTCAGGAGGCGTGCCAGCAGTGGCTGGCCGGGCACTGGCGCACGCTTGAACCGTCCCATTTTGCGGAGGGGAGCGCATGA